The window AAGCCGCCCGGCCAAACGTCTCCCGATACAACCGCTTATGCTCCAGAAACAGCACCGGATCATCGCACCGGATCGCCGTCCGCAGCAATCCCAGCGCATCGAGCGCATTCGACGGCATCACCACTCGCACTCCAGGCGTATGCGTAAAGATGCTCTCGCCCGACTGCGAATGATAGATCGAGCCACCTGTCAGATAGCCGCCAATCGGCACTCGCATCACCAGAGGGCAGCTAAAATCCCCATTCGACCGCCACCGCATCAACGACAGCTCATTTCGCATCTGGTGCATCGCCGGCCAGATGTAATCGAAGAATTGAATCTCCACCACAGGCTTCATCCCGCGCACTGCCATGCCAATCGCCCGGCCCGTAATGTTCGCCTCGGCCAGCGGCGAATTCCAGCAGCGGTCGCTGCCAAACTCCGTCTGCAACCCTGCAGTTAGCTTGAAAACCCCGCCTTTACCTTTGATCTTCCCTGCCCGCAGTGCGCCATCGCGAGTAGCATCGGCGACATCTTCACCGAACACCACCACCCGCTCATCCCGCCGCATCTCATCTTTCAAACAGCAGTTGATCAGATCCGCCATCGTACGTTCCGTTGGATCCGCAGTAGGCTGTGGCTCCGTATCAAATCGAGCATCCTGCGAGCTCAGATCCTCCGAATACACATGTTTCGTAATCGACGCTACACTCGGCAACGTAGCCATCACCGCTCGATCTGCAGCCCGCTGTACCTCTTCATCCACCTGCCGTTCGAGCTTATTGATCGCATCGGCATCAAGGATCCCCTCACGCAACAGCCACATCTGCATCCGCGAGATCGGATCCTTTGCAGCGTCGGCATCCAACTCTTCCACCGAGCGGTAAAGTCTCTCATCGTCACTCAGAGAGTGCGAGTAAGGACGAATCACATGCCCATGCACCAGCGCCGGCCCCTTGCCCGAGCGGCAATACGCCACTGCCTCAACCATCGCGTTATAGCTGGCAATCGGATCGGTGCCATCAACTTCGGCAAAGTGAAAGTTGGGAAAGTTCGCCACCAGCTTGGAGATATTTCCTCCCGGCGTATTTACCTCCACCGGCGTCGAGATCGCATATCCATTGTCTTCGACGACATACAACACCGGCAGCTTCCCATTCGAGGCCGTATTCAACGACTCCCAAAACTCACCCTGGCTCGTCGATCCCTCCCCAATCGAGACATAGACAACCTCATCGCCGTGGAACGTCACATCCTTAAACTCACGGTAGTCCCCGTCATGCTTCTTCGCGGCCTCTGGATGCTTCGCAAAGAATCTTCCCGCCTCCGCACACCCAACCGCATGCAGACACTGCGTCGCCGTCGATGAAGACGGTGAAACAATATTCAACTTACTGCTCGACCAATGCGAAGGCATCTGCCGCCCGCCGCTTGCAATATCGTCCGCCGCTCCCACCGCCTGTAGCAGCTGCTCTTCAACGGTATTCCCCAAGGTCAGACAGATTGCACGATCGCGATAATAAGGAAAGAACCAGTCATATCCAGGCTTCAGCGCCATCCCAGCCGCCACCAGCAGCGCCTCATGCCCTGCGCACGAGATCTGAAAGAAGATCTTTTGCTGACGCTTCAGAACAATCTCGCGATCGTCGGTGCGCCGTGACAAGTACATCAGCCGATAAAACTCAACCAACTGCTCACGGCTCAGCGTACTATCCACTATTTTCAGCGCCGTCTTCTTGCTCTCCTGCACACTGGATCCAGACTGTCTTGCCATGCACCTATCCTTTACGTCGCAATACGTCGTAACGAACAGACATACCGCAGTTGTTAACCCTTCAGACACAGATTGTACCGGGCGGACGCCAACTTTGGCCTCCTGTCCCCAGCTTTCCCGCTCTGCAAAACTCGCGAAAAAAGGTAACCCGAAGGCTACCTATCTCCCGCATAAGCCAAACTAAACAAACAGCGGAGCTAGAACCAACGTGATCGTAGCCAGCAACTTAATCAGCACGTGCAAACTCGGTCCGGCAGTATCCTTGAACGGATCGCCCACCGTATCTCCCACCACGGCAGCTTTATGGGCCTCCGACTTCTTTCCGCCATACTCTCCCGTCTCAATAAACTTCTTTGCGTTGTCCCACGCTCCGCCGCCGTTGTTCATCAACATCGCCAGCAGCACACCAGAGATTGTCCCTACCATCAGCAACCCAGCGACGGCCTCCGCCCCAGCGAGATTCACCGGAACGCCTCCAATCGCCGGCACAGGCAGAATCGCCCCCGGCGCATAAACCGTTGCATTCGCCTGGTAACTCGAGCTCAGGTGCCGAAAGATTAACCCAACCACCACGGGCAACCCGACCACCAACACTCCCGGCAGCACCATCTCTTTCAACGCCGCACCGGTAACAATATTTACGCATCGTGCATAGTTCGGCTTCGAGGTCCCCAGCATAATTCCTGGGTTCTCCTTGAACTGATTCCGAACATCCTGCACCACCATCTGCGCCGTCCGGCCCACCGCCTTGATCGCCATCGAGCTGAATAGATACGTCAGCGTCGCGCCAAGCAGCGCACCGACAAACACAGGCACCTGCGCCAGGTTGATATTGGTAAAGCTCCACCCCGCCGGCATGTAGCCGCCAGCATTTGCAACCTTGGCAGTTACAATAACCTTGATCTCCTCAAGGTAAGCGGAGAATAACAAAAATGCCGCCAGCGACGCCGAACCCACCGCATACCCCTTCGTCAGCGCCTTCGTCGTATTCCCCGCCGAATCCAGCTTATCGGTACGCTCGCGAATCGAATCCGGCTGGTTCGACATCTCGATGATGCCACCGGCATTATCCGTGATCGGCCCAAACGTATCCATCGCCAGAATGTAAGCCGCGCAACTCAGCATCCCCATCGTGGCGATTGCTGTTCCGTAGATTCCCTTTGCATAATCGCTAATGCCACTTACTCCGGCAAGCCCCTGCACGCCAAAGTAGTAACTCAGCAACAGCGCCGCTGAGATCACCACCACGGGCATCGCCGGCGTCTCCATCCCAACCGCCAGTCCGCTGATGATGTTAGTCGCGGGGCCAGTCACCGAAGCCTCAACAATCGACCGCACCGGTCGAAACTTGGCCTCCGTGTAGTACTCCGTAATCCAGACAAACAAAAATGCCGTAATCAATCCAACCACGCCGCACCCAAGCAGCCACAACGGTCGCACCAGTGGCCCATTCAACATGGTGTAAACCGCCACGGCAAATCCAGCCAGCGCCAGCGCTGAGGTTACATAAAATCCCTTATTCAGCGCGTGCATCGGATCTTCATCCTCACGCGTGCTCACCACAAACACACCCACAAGGCTCGCAATCAAGTTGATCGCAAGCACGATGAGCGGGAACAGAATACCCTTCACGCCGAACACAGGATAGAGCGCAGCACCAAGAATCATCGCGCCAACGTTCTCCGCAGCAGTCGACTCGAAGATGTCCGCACCACGCCCTGCGCAGTCACCAACGTTATCTCCAACCAGGTCTGCGATAACTGCCGGATTCCGCGGATCGTCTTCGGGAATCCCAGCCTCGACCTTGCCAACCAGGTCCGCTCCCACGTCAGCGGCCTTCGTATATATTCCACCCCCAAGCTGAGCAAACAGGGCCACCAGCGAAGCGCCAAACCCGAACCCAACCAACTGGTACGGCACAGCCTGCGGATTCTCCAGCCCCCCAAAAAACAGGAACAGCGACCCCACCCCAAGCAGCGACAGCGCCACAACAACCAACCCCGTCACCGCACCACCACGCAACGCCATCTGCAGCGCCTTATTCAAGCTCGTCCGCGCCGCCGAAGCCGTCCGGATATTCGCCCGGATCGAGCAGTACATCCCCGTAAACCCTGCCAGGCCGGAGCACACCGCCCCCACCAGAAAACTCACCACCGTCTTCAGTGCAAACGGCGAGGTCCTCGGCGACATGCGGTATCCAACGAACACCACCACCGCCAAAACCAGCGCAATCGCTCCAATCGTCCTGTATTGCCGCCGCAAAAACGCCTCAGCCCCTTCGCGGATAGCGTTTGAGATCGACTGCATCTCCGCAGTCCCCGTGTCCGACGCAATCACCGCCCGCGCCAGCAACAGCGCAGCCACCAGGGCCAGCACACCAACCCCAAGCGCAATCCACAGATAAAGCCGGCCGTCATCATTCCCAACCGAAGCAGTCGGTACTGCAAGCTGCTCCTGTACGGCCACCGCCAAAAAACTCAAACCATGCATGCAACAGTCTCCTTACAGCGCGAATTTTCAACTAGCTTCACAAAGGCGGCAATTAGAGCACGCGCAATCGAACAGGGTCAATCGGCGCATAACTCAAGACAATCCAAATAAATTCTGTGGGATCGACAAACCAAAGTAATAGCACACAACTCCCCACTCCCTAACGCAAATTCTTCTCCCGCCGATGCATATCTCAGCGCAACAACGAGGTGCATCCGTGTTCTTTCTCCGCAAATCCACCAAGTCCGAGCCGGATAACGATTCCTGCACCCGCGCACTCCCCCGGGGTCATCTGCAATACATTGCGCTTCTTTCCCTCTTACCCCCTACGCTTGTCCAAGCCCAAATCGACACCACCAGCTTCGTTCCCCGCCGCTTCCTCGTCCTCTACCGCAACGCCACCATCCCCGGCGATGCAGAAGCCCGCGCCCTCTCCGCTGGCGTTCGCGTCACCCAGCGCAACGAGCATCTGGGCATCGCGGTCGTCCAGTCGCCCGCCAGCCAGAACGACGACGCAGCCATCCTGCGCATCCTCGCCGCCCAGCCAAACGTAGTCGCCGTTCTCCACGACCGCGTCGTCTCCGCACACCAACTCCGCGCTTCCTTCATCGCTTCGACCACGGAAACCAGCACAGGAGAGCAGACCGCCAACCCAGTCTCTTCCATCGGAAGACTGCCCACCCACGGCCCAATTCATCCCGTCGCTCCCTCTCTGCCGCCTCCGCCCCCCCTTCCACCGCCGTACGACACCTACTACACCAACACCCCTCAGGGCTGGGCCGTTCAGCAGGTAGGCGGCTACGGCAGTAACGTCCCGGGCGGTCCTGCGAACGGCCCCTGGAACATCACCATGGGCAAAGGCGTCCGCATCGCCATCCTCGACAGCGGTGTCGACCAGGCCCACCCCGACATCGCCCCCAACCTCGCCCTCAACCTCTCCGAAGTCGACCAGTCCGCCTATCCCACAACCTGCGACGACGGCACCCCGCAAGACCAGCAAGGCCACGGCACATGGACCGCCTCCCTTGCCGCCGGAGCCATCGGCCACGGAACCGGACAAATCATCGGCGTTGCCCCGGCAGCAACCATTCTCAACATTAAAGTTCTCCAGCGCATGCCCGCCTCCATCACGGGCGATACCAGCCCCGCCGACCTCTGCGAAGCCGGCCAGGCCAGCGGCCTTCTCAGCTGGGTCATGCAGGGCATCGAAGACGCCATCACCAACCGTGCCGACATCATCTCGCTCTCCGTCGGCGCCACCGCCGACCTCACCACCGGTGACGGTGCCGGCCTCCTCGCCGCCTTCAACCAGATCACCTACGCCGCCACCCAGGCGAACATCGTCGTCATCGCCTCCGCCGGAAACGACGGCTTCGACCTCTCCAACCCCCGCTACGTCGAACTGCCCGCCCAGTCCCGCGGCGTCCTCGCCATGGTTGCCTCCACCAACCCCGCCTGCGCCCAGAACACAACCACAGGCGCCACCTGCGCCCCCGGCCCTATATCTCTCGCCTACTACAGTAACTTCGGTGCTCCACTCAACGCCCTCGCCGCACCCGGCGGCAGCTACCCTGCAGGCGGCGACACCAGCATCAGCGGCTGGGTCCGCGGAGCCTGCAGCTCCGGCATCCCAAACACCGTCGACGGCCTTCCATCCGACTCCGCCCACAGCTTCGGCTGCTTCAACCTCGGCCACACCCAGTACATGCAAGCCATTGGCACCAGCGCCTCGGCTCCTCTGGCAGCTGGCGTCGCAGCTCTCCTGCGTTCTGCCCACCCGGACTGGAGCGCCGCCACCGTCGTCTCAGTCATGCGCAGCTCTGCAATCCCCGCACCCGGCCTTCCCGTCCCCCAGGTCAACGCAGCAGCAGCCCTTGCTCAGGCAGCACCTAAGCAATAGCCCAGCCTCGGCTACCCCTTCATCCGTTCCTTCACGCTATGTGCCAGTTTTTCAATCTCATCCGCCTTCTTGATCACATCCACTGACAAGATATTCTGATTCGTCTTATCCACCTGCTGTTTCAAGTCAGTAGCCAGCGCCAGCAACTTATCTGTATCCGCCACCAAGCGCTTCTGCCTGTCTACACTCCTCGCCTTCTCCTGCATCTCCGCACGATGAGGATCAAGCGTTGGATCCGGATCAGGCGGAGTGTGTCCACCCATTCCAGGCCGTTGAATAGGATCCTGCATCGGTTGCACAATCTGCCCCCCACTCAGTCCACCGGACGCACCTATCACCAGAACCACCCCCACGATTGCTATTCGAAGCGTTCTCATACCGTCCCTCCGATCCGCCCCACCACTGCTCTGCATCTCCACCTGAATTGCATCTTACAAACAGCTGAAGCATTCTGTTCTCAGCATTCTTTCTGAAAGCGAGACGTAGTAATCATGCATCTTCAGACTGTCGCCCCGCAAGACGAGCGCATCCTTCAGGTCATCAAACTTGACTGGCACAACGACATCATCCTTTTCCTGCAAAATAAGCTGCCGAAAATCGTTGTTGTCCTTCTGGTTATCTTTATCCTCCAGCGCGTTGTCCTGTTCTTTGTAAAGAAGATGCGCACGCGCGCCGACCGTCAGGTTGGCAACTTCCACCGCGCCGCCCAGCTCCGCACCATGGCTTCCATACTGCGCGCCACCTCCATCGGTGTGCTCGGTTTCATCGCCTTCCTTCAGATCCTGAACATCTTCGACATACCCTACCAGCCCATCCTCGCCTCCGCCGGGATAGTCGGTGTCGGCATCGGCCTTGGCGCGCAGTCCATCTTCAAAGATATGCTCAACGGCATCTTCATCCTCGTCGAAGACCAATACAACGTCGGCGAAGTCGTCGTTCTCGCCGGACTCAAAGGCACAGTAGAAGACCTCTCCCTTCGCCGCACCAGCGTCCGCGACGGCGACGGCACCCTCTATATCATTCCCAACAGCCAGATCGCCACGGTCTCCAATCTCTCACGCGACTTCTCCGTAGCAACCCTTCTGGTCAGTGTCGACGCCAGTGCTAACCCCGATAAGGTCATCGCGCTCCTGGGTAAAGTCGCCAACGAGGTTCGTCACGACTCCATCTTCAAAGACATTGCCATCGCCGACCCGGTCATCCTTGGCGTCGACAAGATCGAAGGCCGCGCCGTCACCTACCCCGTTCAGATCCGGGTCCGCGCCAACCAGCGCGATGGCGTCCTCCGCGAGTTACGTCGCCGTATCATCCTCGCCTTCGAAAAAGACGGCATCCCCCTCGGCAACGACCCCGCCAACATGCTGATCCTCAAGATGCCCCCCAACCCCACCGCTCCGCCCGCCCAACAGCCTTTGGTCAGCTAGTACGAACAGAGGCTAATGCGGTCGCCACTTCACGCATAGCACTATCCGGTGTTAGGTAGTCAGGCGAAAGCCTGAGAAATCTTCCGCGCGCGTCTGTCGTAATGCCCTCATCTTCGAGCATCCCAGCAAGCGACACCGCCGAGTCAGTCTCTATCGTCAAAAACGCACCATGCCCACCATCCCCGCCCTCTGCCTCAATACCAGCGTCCGCAAGATATCGTTTGAGACGGCCCAAACGATCCATGGCGTACTCGCGTATTCGTGTAACGCCTAACTGAAGCGTAAGCTGCTGCCCGGCACGCGCCTGATAATAAGTCAAAACCGGAGGAGTCGATTCGAGAAACACATCTCCACCGCTGGCAAATCGCGGCGGATCCGGCCGTTCATAGTTGAAGGGTTGCTCCTTGGCAAACCATCCAATATCGATCGGTCTCAGCCCACTCAAAAGCGCCTCTGGAGACACATACAAAAACGCCGCTCCTGGACCGCCGCGAAGATATTTGTAACTGCCACCGATCATAAAGTCGGCGTTCATGCGAGCAACATCGACTGGAAATACCCCGACAGCATGATAAGCATCCACAAGAAGACGAGCACCAACCCGATGACACTGCTCAGCAACAGCATCAAGATCGTGCACAACCTGCCCAGTCATAAACATCACCTGGGAGATCACCACAAGATCCACACCATCGCAAATCATCTCCATCAACTCGGAGAGATCGATACCGCCATCTGCTCCCTGGCAGGTGACGAGTTGAAGACTGATCCTCCCCACTGCCGCATACTGCTTCAGAATCACATCAACTGAATCAAACTCCCCCACCGTGGATACGACACGCGGCACGCCGCCAAGCGCATTCAAGACTGTGCGAAGCCCCTGCCCTGCCGATGTCTTCGGGACGATGCAATCGGCTCGAGAAGCACCAATAAGCTGCGCTAGCCGCGAGCGATGTGCGTGTTCCTCATCGGTCCAATCGTCCCATGCGTCCCCGAGCTTGCTCTGCCACAAATGAAACCCTTCACGAAGATCATCTTCCGTCTGATCGAGCGGCCTTCCCAGCGAGTGGTTCGCCAGATAAATCCCCGGCCTCGCAAGCGTCTTCGAAAAAAGCGGAAAGACGTGAAGGCGTAGATGTTCTTCCGTAAGCGCACCCGAGCCCATTGCCGCGACAGCGTCAGCCAGATTCATTCCCGCGGTGCCTCGGTACGCGAAGCCAACAGCTCCGGGAAGAAGGTAAGCTCAAGCGCCTGACGTAAAAACCCTGCGCCAGACGAGCCACCAGTGCCATGACGAAAGCCAATGATGCGTTCGACCGTCTTGAGATGACGAAACCGCCAAAGCTGGAAGTACTCTTCCACATCCACCAGCTTCTCGCACATCTCATACGCCTCCCAGTGCTGCTTTGGGCTGCGATAGATCTCACGAAATGTCTCTACCAGCGCTTCATTCCGGATGTAAGGCTTCGACCAGTCTCGTTCAAGACACTCATGCGCAATCTTGTACCCTCGCCGCGAGAGATACCGCAGGAACTCATCGTAGAGACTCGGCGACGCAAGCACGCGGCGAAGGTCGTCGTAGATCCCAGCATCATGCGCAAATACCTTGATGGTGTCGGCGTTTTTATTTCCAAGAAGAAATTCAAGCTTGCGGTACTGATACGACTGAAACCCCGAAGCGCTTCCCAGAACCGATCGAAACTCCATATATTCCGACGGCGTCAGCGTCTCCAACACAGCCCACTGCTCGAAGAGCTGCATCTGAATAAGCTTCACTCGCGACAGAATCTTGAGCGCCGAAGGAAGTCTGTCCTCGCGTATATGCTCGATTGCAGCCGTAAGCTCGTGAATAACCAGTTTGATCCACAACTCCGAGACCTGATGTTGAACAATGAACAACATCTCGTCATGATGTTGCGGTTGCGACAGCGGCCGCTGCTGTGCAAGCAGTCCATCCAGAGAAAGATAATCCGCGTAGCTCAGCCTCTTCGAGAAGTCGCTTACGATACCAGCTTCAACCGGTCGTTGATTCGTGTTTGTCAT is drawn from Edaphobacter lichenicola and contains these coding sequences:
- a CDS encoding alpha-ketoacid dehydrogenase subunit alpha/beta, yielding MARQSGSSVQESKKTALKIVDSTLSREQLVEFYRLMYLSRRTDDREIVLKRQQKIFFQISCAGHEALLVAAGMALKPGYDWFFPYYRDRAICLTLGNTVEEQLLQAVGAADDIASGGRQMPSHWSSSKLNIVSPSSSTATQCLHAVGCAEAGRFFAKHPEAAKKHDGDYREFKDVTFHGDEVVYVSIGEGSTSQGEFWESLNTASNGKLPVLYVVEDNGYAISTPVEVNTPGGNISKLVANFPNFHFAEVDGTDPIASYNAMVEAVAYCRSGKGPALVHGHVIRPYSHSLSDDERLYRSVEELDADAAKDPISRMQMWLLREGILDADAINKLERQVDEEVQRAADRAVMATLPSVASITKHVYSEDLSSQDARFDTEPQPTADPTERTMADLINCCLKDEMRRDERVVVFGEDVADATRDGALRAGKIKGKGGVFKLTAGLQTEFGSDRCWNSPLAEANITGRAIGMAVRGMKPVVEIQFFDYIWPAMHQMRNELSLMRWRSNGDFSCPLVMRVPIGGYLTGGSIYHSQSGESIFTHTPGVRVVMPSNALDALGLLRTAIRCDDPVLFLEHKRLYRETFGRAAYPGPDYCIPFGKAKIVRPGKDLTVLTYGAVVPRALQAAQKLHREAGVDVELIDLRSLTPYDWEAIAESVKKTNRVIVAHEDMLSWGYGAEIAARIGDELFHDLDAPVRRVAAMDTFVAYQPLLEDAILPQPEDLYRAMAELAAF
- a CDS encoding sodium-translocating pyrophosphatase; the encoded protein is MHGLSFLAVAVQEQLAVPTASVGNDDGRLYLWIALGVGVLALVAALLLARAVIASDTGTAEMQSISNAIREGAEAFLRRQYRTIGAIALVLAVVVFVGYRMSPRTSPFALKTVVSFLVGAVCSGLAGFTGMYCSIRANIRTASAARTSLNKALQMALRGGAVTGLVVVALSLLGVGSLFLFFGGLENPQAVPYQLVGFGFGASLVALFAQLGGGIYTKAADVGADLVGKVEAGIPEDDPRNPAVIADLVGDNVGDCAGRGADIFESTAAENVGAMILGAALYPVFGVKGILFPLIVLAINLIASLVGVFVVSTREDEDPMHALNKGFYVTSALALAGFAVAVYTMLNGPLVRPLWLLGCGVVGLITAFLFVWITEYYTEAKFRPVRSIVEASVTGPATNIISGLAVGMETPAMPVVVISAALLLSYYFGVQGLAGVSGISDYAKGIYGTAIATMGMLSCAAYILAMDTFGPITDNAGGIIEMSNQPDSIRERTDKLDSAGNTTKALTKGYAVGSASLAAFLLFSAYLEEIKVIVTAKVANAGGYMPAGWSFTNINLAQVPVFVGALLGATLTYLFSSMAIKAVGRTAQMVVQDVRNQFKENPGIMLGTSKPNYARCVNIVTGAALKEMVLPGVLVVGLPVVVGLIFRHLSSSYQANATVYAPGAILPVPAIGGVPVNLAGAEAVAGLLMVGTISGVLLAMLMNNGGGAWDNAKKFIETGEYGGKKSEAHKAAVVGDTVGDPFKDTAGPSLHVLIKLLATITLVLAPLFV
- a CDS encoding S8 family peptidase — its product is MFFLRKSTKSEPDNDSCTRALPRGHLQYIALLSLLPPTLVQAQIDTTSFVPRRFLVLYRNATIPGDAEARALSAGVRVTQRNEHLGIAVVQSPASQNDDAAILRILAAQPNVVAVLHDRVVSAHQLRASFIASTTETSTGEQTANPVSSIGRLPTHGPIHPVAPSLPPPPPLPPPYDTYYTNTPQGWAVQQVGGYGSNVPGGPANGPWNITMGKGVRIAILDSGVDQAHPDIAPNLALNLSEVDQSAYPTTCDDGTPQDQQGHGTWTASLAAGAIGHGTGQIIGVAPAATILNIKVLQRMPASITGDTSPADLCEAGQASGLLSWVMQGIEDAITNRADIISLSVGATADLTTGDGAGLLAAFNQITYAATQANIVVIASAGNDGFDLSNPRYVELPAQSRGVLAMVASTNPACAQNTTTGATCAPGPISLAYYSNFGAPLNALAAPGGSYPAGGDTSISGWVRGACSSGIPNTVDGLPSDSAHSFGCFNLGHTQYMQAIGTSASAPLAAGVAALLRSAHPDWSAATVVSVMRSSAIPAPGLPVPQVNAAAALAQAAPKQ
- a CDS encoding mechanosensitive ion channel family protein, which codes for MHLQTVAPQDERILQVIKLDWHNDIILFLQNKLPKIVVVLLVIFILQRVVLFFVKKMRTRADRQVGNFHRAAQLRTMASILRATSIGVLGFIAFLQILNIFDIPYQPILASAGIVGVGIGLGAQSIFKDMLNGIFILVEDQYNVGEVVVLAGLKGTVEDLSLRRTSVRDGDGTLYIIPNSQIATVSNLSRDFSVATLLVSVDASANPDKVIALLGKVANEVRHDSIFKDIAIADPVILGVDKIEGRAVTYPVQIRVRANQRDGVLRELRRRIILAFEKDGIPLGNDPANMLILKMPPNPTAPPAQQPLVS
- a CDS encoding aminotransferase class V-fold PLP-dependent enzyme, which encodes MNLADAVAAMGSGALTEEHLRLHVFPLFSKTLARPGIYLANHSLGRPLDQTEDDLREGFHLWQSKLGDAWDDWTDEEHAHRSRLAQLIGASRADCIVPKTSAGQGLRTVLNALGGVPRVVSTVGEFDSVDVILKQYAAVGRISLQLVTCQGADGGIDLSELMEMICDGVDLVVISQVMFMTGQVVHDLDAVAEQCHRVGARLLVDAYHAVGVFPVDVARMNADFMIGGSYKYLRGGPGAAFLYVSPEALLSGLRPIDIGWFAKEQPFNYERPDPPRFASGGDVFLESTPPVLTYYQARAGQQLTLQLGVTRIREYAMDRLGRLKRYLADAGIEAEGGDGGHGAFLTIETDSAVSLAGMLEDEGITTDARGRFLRLSPDYLTPDSAMREVATALASVRTS
- a CDS encoding tryptophan 2,3-dioxygenase, with protein sequence MTNTNQRPVEAGIVSDFSKRLSYADYLSLDGLLAQQRPLSQPQHHDEMLFIVQHQVSELWIKLVIHELTAAIEHIREDRLPSALKILSRVKLIQMQLFEQWAVLETLTPSEYMEFRSVLGSASGFQSYQYRKLEFLLGNKNADTIKVFAHDAGIYDDLRRVLASPSLYDEFLRYLSRRGYKIAHECLERDWSKPYIRNEALVETFREIYRSPKQHWEAYEMCEKLVDVEEYFQLWRFRHLKTVERIIGFRHGTGGSSGAGFLRQALELTFFPELLASRTEAPRE